From the genome of Sphingobacterium kitahiroshimense, one region includes:
- a CDS encoding oligosaccharide flippase family protein, whose product MISKLLKHPLLKSSLIYTISDGINKSIPFFILPVLSHYLLPADYGIVANFGVLTGIIGILITCGVDGAISVNFYRTAPKDLKIYIFNCILVSCSIFLLILFVIGLTNTYIYQLISIPTSYQLLCVVMCFFNLFTAINLVLWRLEEKPLAFGLYDITNTIINISLSIILVIVLKQGWIGRVNAIAIASIGYGVFSLFFLYKRGYLSFIYNPRIIKAILIFGIPLIPHALSFWLRSGVDRIFISSFWGTSAVGLYATGFQFGILVSFIVLAFNNAFSPYLYKVLSSTDEKQLEIDKIKMVKLTYFIMIGLMISGVIFIILSEYILKTFFAEEYYASITFVNWAILTQVFQSFYILFVNYIFFSKQTRKLAIITISCALVQVVLSYILVKYFGPIGAAYSSVTVSIINFLVVMFYSNKVYPMPWISTLINWRKVIH is encoded by the coding sequence GTGATTAGTAAACTTTTAAAGCATCCATTACTTAAATCAAGTTTGATTTATACCATTAGCGATGGGATCAATAAATCGATCCCATTCTTTATTCTCCCAGTTTTAAGCCATTATTTACTGCCAGCAGATTATGGAATTGTGGCAAATTTTGGTGTTTTGACAGGAATAATAGGTATATTAATAACCTGTGGTGTAGATGGTGCTATTTCCGTTAATTTTTATAGAACTGCACCTAAAGATCTAAAAATTTATATATTCAATTGTATACTCGTATCCTGTAGCATATTTTTGCTTATACTATTCGTTATAGGGTTGACTAATACCTACATATATCAATTGATTTCGATACCTACATCGTACCAATTACTCTGTGTTGTGATGTGCTTTTTTAATTTATTTACAGCCATTAATCTCGTGCTTTGGCGTTTAGAAGAAAAACCATTAGCATTCGGCTTATATGATATAACCAATACCATAATTAACATTTCCTTATCAATTATATTGGTTATTGTACTAAAACAGGGATGGATCGGAAGGGTTAATGCCATTGCTATCGCATCGATTGGATACGGCGTATTCAGTTTATTTTTTTTATATAAGCGCGGCTATCTAAGTTTTATCTACAATCCTAGAATCATCAAAGCGATCTTAATTTTTGGGATTCCATTAATTCCCCATGCTTTAAGTTTTTGGTTGAGATCTGGAGTTGATAGAATATTTATAAGCTCATTTTGGGGTACTTCTGCTGTTGGTCTTTACGCTACAGGGTTCCAGTTCGGGATATTGGTTTCATTCATTGTGTTAGCCTTTAATAATGCATTTTCGCCCTATCTTTATAAGGTTTTATCAAGTACGGATGAAAAGCAGTTGGAGATAGACAAAATAAAGATGGTTAAGCTTACTTATTTTATCATGATAGGACTTATGATAAGTGGAGTTATTTTTATCATATTATCAGAATATATTTTAAAGACATTTTTTGCGGAAGAATATTATGCTTCTATTACATTTGTTAATTGGGCCATTTTAACGCAGGTATTTCAGTCATTTTATATTCTTTTTGTAAATTATATATTTTTTTCAAAGCAAACACGCAAATTGGCTATCATTACCATATCGTGCGCCTTAGTTCAAGTCGTTTTATCTTATATTTTAGTAAAATATTTTGGACCTATTGGTGCTGCATATTCTTCCGTAACGGTTTCGATCATCAATTTTCTCGTCGTTATGTTTTATAGTAACAAGGTATATCCTATGCCATGGATTTCTACTTTAATAAATTGGCGCAAAGTTATTCATTAA
- a CDS encoding glycosyltransferase, translated as MKQPKLIHIIPSLDRGGAERFVVDLCNELSKTNDVYLISLYDNTEDSFMSEISEHVQLISLGKKPGFDLKVTLKLSRIISKIRPQVVNTHISALEYLIPHLLFSFKKKSVKFFHTVHNEADKETVNPAIFNLRKVLFKLKLIIPITISKTMRRSFEEVYKLLGFDTQVDNGRPYRPFNISVCDAIKKKYGSTGQPLFVNVARIDTQKNQLNLVLAFKDERLKKINAVLLLIGDKRNESLYKAILTAIEGESNIHLLGGVSNVEDYLAASDAFILPSIYEGMPISLIEALSHGSFPICSPVGGIIDMIDDGINGFLSAGTSVEDITNSVIRYLNYDDKDMIKENAKKSYHDRYAIETTGLNYLKAYGL; from the coding sequence ATGAAACAGCCTAAATTAATACATATTATACCATCTTTAGACAGGGGTGGAGCTGAACGGTTTGTTGTTGATCTTTGCAATGAACTTTCAAAAACGAATGACGTATATCTGATTTCCTTGTATGATAATACTGAAGATTCTTTTATGAGTGAAATATCGGAACATGTTCAATTAATCTCTCTTGGGAAAAAGCCAGGTTTTGATCTCAAAGTAACGTTAAAATTATCCAGAATTATCAGTAAAATAAGACCACAAGTTGTCAATACACATATCAGTGCTTTAGAATATTTAATACCCCATTTGTTATTCAGCTTCAAAAAGAAAAGTGTCAAGTTTTTTCATACCGTTCATAATGAAGCTGATAAGGAAACAGTTAATCCGGCTATCTTCAATTTAAGAAAAGTATTATTTAAGTTAAAGCTTATAATCCCGATTACTATTTCTAAAACAATGAGGAGATCTTTTGAAGAAGTTTATAAGTTGTTAGGCTTTGATACACAGGTAGATAACGGCAGGCCGTATAGGCCTTTTAATATATCGGTTTGTGATGCAATCAAAAAGAAGTATGGTAGTACAGGTCAGCCGTTATTTGTTAATGTGGCAAGAATAGATACACAGAAAAATCAGTTAAATCTTGTGCTCGCATTTAAAGATGAAAGGCTAAAAAAAATCAATGCAGTGCTGTTGCTTATAGGAGACAAGAGGAATGAATCGCTTTATAAGGCTATTCTCACAGCGATAGAAGGTGAAAGCAATATTCATTTATTAGGTGGCGTTTCCAATGTAGAAGATTATCTGGCAGCCAGCGATGCTTTTATTTTACCTAGCATTTATGAAGGTATGCCCATTTCTTTAATAGAGGCCTTATCTCATGGATCTTTTCCTATATGTAGTCCGGTTGGTGGAATCATCGATATGATTGATGATGGGATAAACGGTTTCTTAAGTGCGGGTACCTCAGTAGAAGATATTACCAATTCGGTGATACGCTATTTAAATTATGATGATAAAGATATGATCAAGGAAAATGCAAAAAAAAGTTATCATGATCGCTATGCTATCGAGACAACAGGTTTGAACTATTTAAAAGCTTATGGATTATGA
- a CDS encoding right-handed parallel beta-helix repeat-containing protein: MNIKIYLIAIILTLVCKDTSAQSVKTISVLDFGAKPNDNVSDQEAFEKMSAYVNSRGGHVIIKIPAGIFLVGRQEKIAGGSYYLTGKDVISLQNCENVTIKGSAGTKLLFNVGMRFGSFHPATGKSTNKTFECVAKNNVATERAMLGRVIHVRNSNQISIQNLSLDGNFYAGTVNNMNSFPLRGISQNSEFQADKINIGGGYGDCGIQIEHYGIVISHSTNVLVDHVRSNRFGTDGLMIANISGSDNHVRVRNSTFDYNSRTGIAVGGGQDITINKCTISNTGRFLYISTATGIDIEPEADATVKNKTVKKVTISNCILSGNSEGAILAKFGGASSEVHVMNCDISSSRTAVVIGPKSTNFRFSNNRLNGELILNNKNMGKISAKEQRVLNKSN, translated from the coding sequence ATGAATATAAAAATTTATCTAATTGCCATAATATTGACACTAGTATGTAAAGATACTAGTGCTCAGTCTGTTAAAACTATTTCTGTGCTTGATTTTGGTGCTAAGCCAAATGATAATGTCAGTGATCAGGAGGCGTTTGAAAAAATGAGCGCCTACGTCAATTCGCGAGGTGGGCATGTGATCATTAAAATACCTGCAGGAATATTTCTAGTAGGACGGCAAGAGAAAATCGCAGGTGGTAGTTATTATTTAACAGGAAAAGATGTTATTAGTCTTCAAAACTGCGAGAATGTAACGATCAAGGGTTCGGCGGGGACAAAGTTGTTATTCAATGTAGGCATGCGTTTTGGGTCCTTTCATCCAGCTACGGGTAAAAGTACCAATAAGACATTCGAATGTGTTGCCAAGAATAACGTTGCCACAGAACGTGCCATGTTAGGGCGGGTGATACATGTTAGAAACAGTAATCAGATCAGCATTCAGAATCTCAGTCTGGATGGAAATTTTTATGCCGGGACAGTCAATAACATGAACAGTTTTCCCTTGCGTGGGATTTCTCAAAATTCAGAATTTCAGGCTGATAAAATTAACATAGGAGGAGGTTATGGTGACTGCGGGATTCAGATTGAGCACTATGGTATTGTGATATCCCACTCTACCAATGTACTTGTTGATCATGTTCGGTCCAATCGATTTGGCACGGATGGATTGATGATCGCTAATATCAGTGGCAGTGATAATCATGTCCGTGTTCGCAACTCTACTTTTGATTACAACTCGCGTACTGGTATTGCTGTGGGTGGCGGTCAGGATATCACCATCAATAAATGTACGATCTCTAATACAGGACGATTTCTTTATATCTCTACGGCAACAGGTATCGATATAGAACCTGAAGCAGATGCAACAGTGAAAAATAAGACTGTTAAAAAGGTAACGATCAGTAACTGCATCCTTTCGGGTAACAGTGAAGGCGCCATTTTAGCTAAATTTGGAGGTGCAAGTTCAGAAGTCCACGTGATGAACTGTGATATATCATCTTCAAGAACAGCGGTCGTTATAGGTCCAAAATCAACAAATTTTAGATTTTCTAATAACCGGCTGAATGGTGAACTCATCCTTAATAATAAGAATATGGGTAAGATTTCTGCTAAAGAGCAACGTGTATTAAATAAATCAAATTAA
- a CDS encoding glycosyltransferase — MNILHIINNMANGGAERLLVDFLPQLKSDQCDISLLVIVESTSLPEYIQELRDSGIHVYFLKHSGSLYDLKLPFAIQKFLNQKHFDIVHAHLFPAFYYVALVKRMFRRKERYYFTEHSIHNKRIDDSRFRSLEKWVYNAFDNLIVISSPIKDKLDQWIGNSEKTVLVRNGLNLSKLQSAELKDLSTIDGALGHKDRKYILMTARFDHPKRQDLLLEVSQSLPENYTIVFAGEGPQLNSCRSLAEEMGISHRIVFLGHRNDIASLMKSVDLNILYSEYEGMSGVTIEAMASGQPFLGSDVPGINDIVASPLNLFKNNQATEIANKIVALCSLSDTSLLNLQMEQSEKFTMKAMVEGYLKLYR; from the coding sequence ATGAATATTCTCCATATCATCAACAATATGGCCAATGGCGGTGCAGAACGGCTGCTTGTTGATTTTTTACCGCAGTTAAAATCAGATCAATGTGATATAAGCTTATTGGTTATCGTTGAATCCACGAGCTTACCCGAATATATCCAGGAATTACGCGATTCAGGCATTCATGTTTATTTTTTAAAACACAGTGGCAGTCTTTATGATTTAAAACTACCATTTGCCATACAAAAATTTTTAAATCAAAAACATTTTGACATTGTTCATGCGCATTTATTTCCGGCGTTTTATTATGTCGCGTTAGTGAAGCGCATGTTCCGCCGAAAAGAGCGCTATTATTTTACAGAACATAGCATTCATAATAAGCGTATCGATGATAGTCGATTTAGATCTTTGGAGAAATGGGTTTATAATGCTTTTGATAATCTTATAGTCATTTCCAGTCCCATTAAGGACAAATTGGATCAATGGATTGGCAATTCAGAGAAGACGGTATTAGTTCGAAATGGACTGAATTTATCGAAGCTACAATCAGCAGAGCTAAAGGATCTGTCCACAATAGATGGTGCGTTAGGACATAAGGACCGAAAGTATATTTTAATGACTGCTCGATTTGATCATCCAAAACGTCAGGATCTTTTATTGGAAGTTTCCCAATCTCTTCCTGAAAATTATACTATAGTCTTTGCAGGGGAAGGACCGCAGCTAAACAGTTGCCGTAGCTTAGCTGAGGAGATGGGGATTTCACATCGGATCGTTTTCCTTGGGCATCGTAATGATATTGCTTCTTTAATGAAATCGGTAGACCTTAATATTTTGTACAGCGAATATGAAGGTATGTCAGGAGTCACGATAGAAGCTATGGCATCAGGCCAGCCATTTTTAGGTTCCGATGTACCTGGTATCAATGATATTGTTGCCAGTCCTTTGAATCTATTTAAAAATAATCAGGCCACTGAGATTGCAAATAAGATTGTTGCACTATGCTCTTTGTCGGATACATCTCTGTTGAATCTTCAGATGGAGCAATCAGAAAAGTTTACGATGAAAGCGATGGTAGAAGGATATTTGAAGTTATATCGATAA
- a CDS encoding glycosyltransferase family 4 protein, which yields MKGKKILHVVSVSFSLRYFVGNQFHYFNGKGYEFHVACSGSEEFDNLAQEFGFKLFPVPILRSINPLQDIKSIYKLYQYIRREKFDIVIAHSPKGGLIGMLAAYFAQVPTRVFFRHGLVFETVTGFKKYLLINIERLIGFCANSIVNVSPSISKISDQLHLNISSKNVLLGKGTCNGIDTVRFVPRAGYKNPEITTVGFVGRLSRDKGIVELIEAWKMLSHEYGSIRLLLVGPVDERDPLPTATLEQIKKNPSIKYVGGVSDTALYYNEMDVFVLPSYREGFPTVTLEASASGLPIVTTKVTGCIDSIIENVTGLFAENTAKSLYEMVKFYIDHSEIAREHGENGIQFVRDNFSEDYIYTEVEKKLLAR from the coding sequence ATGAAAGGAAAAAAAATATTACATGTTGTTTCTGTATCATTCTCCCTGCGTTATTTTGTGGGTAACCAGTTTCATTATTTTAATGGAAAAGGATACGAATTTCATGTCGCATGCTCTGGATCTGAAGAATTCGACAATTTAGCTCAAGAATTTGGTTTTAAGCTATTCCCAGTTCCGATTTTGCGCAGTATCAATCCCTTGCAAGATATCAAGTCTATTTACAAATTATATCAGTATATCCGGAGGGAAAAATTTGATATTGTTATTGCGCATTCTCCCAAGGGAGGTTTAATTGGTATGTTGGCAGCATATTTTGCTCAAGTTCCGACTCGTGTTTTTTTTCGTCACGGATTAGTTTTTGAGACAGTTACAGGATTCAAAAAGTACTTATTAATTAATATTGAGCGTCTCATTGGCTTTTGTGCCAACTCTATTGTAAATGTAAGTCCCTCCATCAGTAAAATTTCAGATCAGTTACACTTAAATATATCTTCTAAAAATGTACTCTTAGGTAAGGGAACGTGCAATGGTATCGATACGGTACGATTCGTACCTCGAGCAGGTTATAAAAACCCTGAAATAACGACTGTAGGTTTTGTCGGAAGATTATCCAGGGACAAAGGTATCGTTGAGCTTATCGAAGCGTGGAAAATGTTAAGCCATGAATATGGATCCATTCGGTTGTTATTAGTTGGTCCTGTTGATGAAAGAGACCCTTTGCCCACCGCTACGTTAGAACAGATTAAAAAAAATCCATCTATTAAGTATGTTGGAGGAGTCAGTGATACTGCTTTGTATTACAATGAGATGGATGTTTTTGTGTTGCCTTCTTATCGGGAAGGATTTCCTACGGTTACCTTAGAAGCTTCTGCGTCGGGATTGCCTATTGTGACCACTAAAGTGACAGGATGCATCGATTCAATTATCGAAAATGTTACAGGCCTCTTTGCTGAAAACACGGCGAAAAGTCTTTACGAAATGGTAAAATTCTATATCGATCATTCTGAAATAGCAAGAGAACATGGAGAAAATGGAATTCAATTTGTTCGCGATAATTTTTCTGAAGACTATATATATACAGAAGTTGAAAAAAAACTTTTAGCACGATAA